In a genomic window of Stegostoma tigrinum isolate sSteTig4 chromosome 43, sSteTig4.hap1, whole genome shotgun sequence:
- the LOC132206804 gene encoding probable G-protein coupled receptor 139: MVVTTMHRGFYDGLYWLSQDWISLPSRIQDVLWVTQGVYYPILAIVGVPMNTVTLVILSRKKCGLSKCVTSYLVAMAATDLMIIIVDLILRHMPMVYHIHFIFLYSVPVCNIHAVLLYAVTDCSVWFTVTFTFDRFLAICCHKLKSKYCKEKTAAVVLGTVSVLSCLKNTFWYFMLTAHYWLMNRPWFCRVTNDVRESRFWVIIEFLHHILTPALPFVLILLLNVFTVRHILVTSRARGRLIGQSARDPEMESRRKSIILLFVISANFILLWSMIMVYSIWNRMLYLRYLSVWIDDFVQELAFMLQLLSCCTNTVIYAVTQTKFREQLKSVLKYPFTSIRQCIPSF, encoded by the exons ATGGTCGTTACGACAATGCATCGAGGTTTCTATGATGGACTTTACTGGCTGTCCCAGGACTGGATATCTCTGCCGTCTCGGATCCAGGATGTGCTTTGGGTTACTCAGGGTGTCTACTACCCCATTCTGGCTATCGTTGGAGTTCCAA TGAACACAGTGACGCTCGTGATCCTCTCTCGCAAAAAGTGCGGTCTCTCCAAATGTGTCACCTcttacctggtggccatggcagcGACAGACCTAATGATCATTATCGTCGacttgatattgagacacatGCCAATGGTTTATCATATCCATTTTATCTTCCTGTATTCCGTCCCTGTGTGTAacatccacgccgtcctgctgtatgcagtcactgactgttctgtctggttcaccgtcactttcacctttgatcgctttttggccatttgttgccacaagctgaaaagtaaatattgcaaagagaaaacggcggctgtggttctgggcacagtgtctgtgctgagctgtttaaagaacactttctggtattttatgctcacagctcactattggctGATGAACAGGCCTTGGTTTTGCCGTGTAACCAATGACGTTCGGGAATCTCGGTTCTGGGTCATCATCGAGTTTCTCCATCACATTCTCACCCCGGCTCTCCCGTTcgtcctgattctgctgctcaatgttttcaccgtccgGCACATTCTCGTGACCAGCCGAGCCCGTGGGAGGCTCATTGGTcaaagtgccagagacccagaaaTGGAGAGccgaaggaaatccatcattttactctttgttatctcagcaaatTTCATCCTGTTGTGGTCAATGATAATGGTCTACTCAATATGGAACAGAATGTTGTATTTACGCTATCTGTCTGTCTGGATAGACGATTTTGTCCAGGAACTGgccttcatgctgcagctcctcagttgctgcacaaacactgtgatttatgcTGTGACACAGACCAAGTTCAGAGAGCAGCTGAAGAGTGTGTTGAAATATCCCTTTACTTCAATTCGTCAATGCATTCCTTCGTTCTGA